In Methanosarcina siciliae T4/M, one genomic interval encodes:
- a CDS encoding oligopeptide/dipeptide ABC transporter ATP-binding protein, translating to MGNKTEINSGEKKETEPLLKVEDLSLSFIQYAAGLRQTELKVICNLSIEAYRGEVLAVVGSSGSGKSLLAHAILGILPSNAKLAGNMEYNGKKLTQGIKEKIRGKEIALVPQSTTYLDPLMRISNQVIGSVDEENEGTMKQLQRDIFRKYDLKPDVERMFPHELSGGMTRRVLVSTAVMGSAKLVIADEPTPGLDEKTLNETLSYFKDMANRGCAVILITHDIEAALKISDKIAVFYAGTVLEVANVEDFKNDGENLRHPYTRALWKALPQNKFQAIKGHQPMLDEVLDGCVFYERCPKKSELCSKGIPQFKMINGGGVRCNNVP from the coding sequence ATGGGAAATAAAACCGAAATAAACTCTGGAGAAAAGAAGGAGACTGAGCCTCTATTAAAAGTAGAAGACCTTTCTCTTTCTTTCATCCAATATGCTGCCGGACTCCGGCAAACCGAGTTAAAAGTGATCTGTAATTTGAGCATAGAAGCTTACAGAGGTGAGGTTCTGGCTGTTGTCGGCTCGAGCGGGTCCGGTAAAAGTCTTCTTGCCCATGCGATTTTAGGGATTTTGCCTTCAAACGCTAAACTTGCCGGGAATATGGAATACAATGGCAAAAAACTTACTCAGGGGATAAAAGAAAAAATACGGGGAAAAGAAATAGCGCTTGTCCCTCAGTCCACAACCTACCTTGACCCTTTGATGAGGATTTCGAATCAGGTGATAGGCTCCGTTGATGAGGAAAACGAAGGCACGATGAAGCAGCTCCAGCGGGATATCTTCCGGAAATACGATTTAAAACCGGATGTTGAGAGAATGTTTCCCCATGAGCTTTCGGGAGGGATGACCCGAAGGGTTCTGGTTTCTACTGCCGTGATGGGTTCTGCAAAGCTAGTTATTGCTGACGAACCGACTCCGGGCCTGGACGAAAAAACCCTGAATGAAACCCTGAGTTACTTCAAGGACATGGCAAACAGGGGCTGTGCGGTTATCCTCATCACTCATGATATCGAAGCTGCGTTAAAAATCTCGGATAAAATTGCAGTATTCTATGCAGGGACGGTTCTGGAAGTAGCAAATGTTGAAGATTTCAAAAATGACGGAGAGAATTTAAGGCACCCATATACCCGGGCTCTCTGGAAAGCCCTTCCCCAGAACAAATTCCAGGCAATTAAAGGGCATCAGCCAATGCTGGACGAAGTTCTTGATGGATGTGTCTTTTATGAAAGGTGTCCTAAAAAGAGTGAACTTTGCTCTAAAGGTATCCCTCAGTTTAAAATGATAAACGGAGGAGGGGTGAGGTGCAATAATGTCCCTTAA
- a CDS encoding DUF1294 domain-containing protein — MVETVSIIFPFIYAALNAVSFALYGLDKYKARKELWRIPEKTLLTISLFGPIGAWLGMMQFRHKTQKTMFRYLVPGFVGVHLLLVLWLNL; from the coding sequence ATGGTAGAGACTGTATCTATTATTTTTCCCTTTATTTACGCTGCGCTTAATGCGGTTTCATTTGCCCTGTACGGGCTGGATAAATATAAAGCGAGAAAGGAATTGTGGCGGATCCCGGAAAAAACCCTGCTAACAATTTCCCTCTTCGGGCCTATCGGTGCCTGGCTCGGAATGATGCAGTTCAGGCATAAGACCCAGAAAACCATGTTCAGATATCTTGTACCGGGGTTTGTTGGAGTTCACCTCCTGCTGGTGCTCTGGCTAAATTTGTAA
- a CDS encoding ABC transporter substrate-binding protein, giving the protein MLIGSIIIIIAAFVVISSMSSPAADSESVDQASQVSGETVAEGADELDSQGSDELIAAVGTHGGEPEAGFNPISGWGKSSEPLVQSTLFKLDSQANLINDLATNYTVSSDGLKWTVTIRDDVKFHDGVPLTAEDVAFTFNTAAAGSGSLDLSMLENASAIDNYTVEFHLNDPQSTFINKLVALGIVPEHAYSESYGQNPIGSGPYMFVQWDKGQQVIFEANPDYYGQEPYFKKITMLFMTSDAAFAAAKAGQVDLAEIPASYAYQEVDGMKIVSLDSIDARGISFPLQANTGEKDENGYAIGNNVTSDAAIRKALNIGIDRQVLIDGALNGQGKEEFTGVDKLPWGNKEAIFEDGDPEGAKEILSEAGWEDTDGDGILEKNGEKAEFTLLYPSNAMERQALAVSISEEARKLGININVEGKSWDEIDTLVHSTPVVFGYGSLDPTDIYLRYYSKSYDPSNYNNVIMYSNPAVDGYLRAAITSFDQDAANENWQLAAWDGTTGFSEKGDATWLWMATINYVYIMDEDLDIGTPRIQPHGANIFGNILEWKRTEN; this is encoded by the coding sequence TTGCTTATAGGCTCAATAATCATAATTATAGCAGCTTTTGTTGTTATCAGTTCGATGTCCAGCCCTGCTGCGGATTCGGAGTCTGTTGACCAGGCTTCCCAGGTTTCCGGGGAAACGGTAGCAGAAGGAGCTGACGAACTTGATTCCCAGGGATCGGATGAACTTATAGCAGCCGTAGGGACCCACGGGGGAGAGCCGGAAGCAGGCTTTAACCCTATTAGTGGCTGGGGCAAAAGCAGTGAACCCCTTGTCCAGAGTACACTTTTCAAACTGGACAGCCAGGCGAATCTGATCAATGATCTGGCAACGAATTATACGGTAAGCAGTGACGGGTTAAAGTGGACCGTTACAATAAGGGACGATGTTAAATTCCATGACGGAGTGCCTTTAACAGCTGAAGATGTGGCTTTCACCTTTAATACGGCAGCAGCCGGCAGTGGGAGTCTGGATTTATCCATGCTGGAAAACGCTTCAGCAATTGATAATTATACTGTCGAATTTCACCTGAATGACCCTCAATCTACTTTTATCAATAAGCTCGTAGCCCTGGGGATTGTCCCCGAACACGCCTACAGTGAATCTTACGGGCAGAATCCTATCGGGTCGGGCCCGTACATGTTCGTGCAGTGGGATAAGGGACAGCAGGTCATCTTTGAAGCAAACCCGGATTATTACGGGCAGGAACCTTACTTTAAAAAGATAACAATGCTCTTCATGACCTCGGATGCGGCTTTTGCAGCAGCGAAGGCTGGACAGGTAGACCTTGCCGAAATTCCGGCTTCATACGCCTATCAGGAAGTAGATGGGATGAAAATAGTTTCCCTTGACTCTATTGATGCCCGTGGAATAAGCTTCCCCCTGCAGGCAAATACGGGCGAGAAAGATGAAAACGGCTACGCAATCGGAAATAATGTAACTTCTGATGCTGCAATAAGAAAAGCCCTGAATATCGGAATAGACAGGCAGGTCCTGATCGATGGGGCATTAAACGGACAGGGAAAAGAGGAGTTCACAGGTGTGGATAAATTACCCTGGGGCAATAAGGAAGCTATTTTTGAAGACGGAGACCCCGAGGGCGCAAAGGAGATTTTATCCGAAGCCGGCTGGGAAGATACTGACGGAGACGGCATTCTTGAGAAGAACGGAGAAAAAGCCGAGTTTACCCTGCTGTATCCTTCCAATGCGATGGAAAGGCAGGCACTGGCAGTTTCTATCTCAGAAGAAGCCAGAAAACTTGGGATAAACATTAATGTTGAGGGTAAAAGCTGGGATGAAATTGATACCCTTGTCCATTCTACTCCGGTGGTTTTCGGTTACGGTTCGCTGGACCCGACTGACATCTATTTGCGGTACTACAGCAAGAGCTACGACCCGTCAAACTACAACAACGTAATAATGTACAGCAATCCTGCTGTGGACGGCTACCTGAGAGCTGCCATAACCAGTTTTGACCAGGACGCTGCAAATGAAAACTGGCAGCTTGCTGCCTGGGACGGGACAACGGGCTTTTCCGAAAAAGGAGACGCTACCTGGCTCTGGATGGCAACCATCAATTACGTCTACATTATGGACGAGGACCTGGATATCGGGACCCCCAGAATCCAGCCTCACGGTGCAAACATCTTCGGGAACATCCTGGAATGGAAACGCACGGAAAACTAA
- a CDS encoding lysylphosphatidylglycerol synthase transmembrane domain-containing protein has translation MNIKVQRIIDGDNGQEGLKMPGNKNENKNENKNNNHKILVSPPPLALRAGHYLPTLIFLGLAVHLVLPQLASVESSLQVIRTMALWAVLLAAVAELISYIGYGYLINSILAIVNQQLSILKGACITLAAASMGMLAGGTLGNAAATYSWVRKSGVSAEGSGLAGTLPTIFNNAILTLLAAAGIVHLLLAHELSTIQFYAFLLILSILSFGVAAVSWGRNHRARFKAVALGIASSFARLLRRPFTPTSTENSVSRLFAALDILHDGGWQFPALLAAFSIGFDALTLYLFFIAAGHPVGLEVLLIGYGLPLLFGKMAFVVPGGVGVVESTMIALYTGLGVPSSVAVVVVLGYRVFSFWIPTLVGFPIAFYLQRKGS, from the coding sequence ATGAATATTAAGGTTCAGAGGATTATAGATGGAGATAACGGACAGGAAGGTTTGAAGATGCCGGGAAATAAAAATGAAAATAAAAACGAAAATAAAAACAATAATCATAAAATCCTGGTTTCTCCTCCGCCCCTTGCCTTGAGGGCAGGCCATTACCTTCCAACCCTTATTTTCCTGGGGCTGGCTGTTCATCTGGTCCTTCCCCAGCTTGCTTCGGTTGAATCGTCCCTTCAGGTTATCAGGACAATGGCTTTATGGGCTGTACTGCTCGCTGCCGTTGCCGAGCTTATAAGTTACATAGGATACGGGTATCTCATAAATTCTATTCTGGCAATAGTTAACCAGCAACTCTCCATCTTAAAGGGAGCTTGCATAACTCTTGCTGCAGCGAGCATGGGGATGCTTGCAGGGGGTACTTTAGGAAATGCAGCAGCTACTTACAGCTGGGTACGAAAATCCGGAGTAAGCGCAGAGGGTTCGGGACTTGCAGGTACGCTGCCCACCATATTCAATAATGCAATTTTAACGTTACTGGCAGCAGCCGGGATAGTCCACCTGCTCTTAGCTCACGAACTCTCCACCATACAGTTTTATGCCTTTCTCCTGATCCTCAGCATACTGAGCTTTGGAGTTGCAGCAGTAAGCTGGGGAAGAAACCACAGGGCTCGTTTTAAAGCCGTAGCTCTAGGAATAGCATCTTCATTCGCAAGGCTTCTACGCAGGCCTTTTACCCCGACTTCAACCGAGAACTCGGTTAGCAGGCTCTTTGCAGCCCTTGATATACTCCATGATGGAGGCTGGCAGTTCCCGGCACTGCTTGCAGCCTTTTCAATAGGTTTTGATGCGCTGACTCTTTACTTATTTTTTATAGCCGCAGGACATCCTGTAGGTCTCGAAGTCCTGCTTATAGGATACGGGCTTCCCCTGCTCTTCGGAAAAATGGCTTTTGTAGTCCCCGGAGGAGTAGGGGTTGTGGAGAGTACGATGATTGCACTATATACCGGACTTGGAGTACCCAGCTCGGTTGCTGTAGTCGTCGTACTCGGATACAGGGTGTTTTCTTTCTGGATTCCTACTCTGGTCGGTTTTCCTATCGCTTTTTATCTGCAGAGGAAAGGAAGTTAA
- a CDS encoding inositol-3-phosphate synthase: MAGKDRIKIAIAGVGNCASSLLQGIEYYRKNEDADAIGLMHRDLGGYFPYDIELAAAFDIDRRKIGKDVSEAIFSLPNCTTVFFPDVPKTGIEISLGRVLDGCSEHLFNYPEECRFLPVEGEGATKEEIVSVLQNSGAEILVNYMPVGSEEAARFYAECALEAGCAFINNMPVFIASNPEWAKRFEEKQLPIIGDDIKSQLGATIVHRTLADLFKKRGVKIERTYQLNTGGNTDFLNMLNRNRLVSKKISKTEAVQSVLAERLENGNIHVGPSDYVSWQKDNKVCFLRIEGKLFGDVPMNLELRLSVEDSPNSAGVVIDAIRCCKLALERGKGGILYQPSAYFMKHPPKQYPDDEAYRMIEEFIAGNQ, translated from the coding sequence ATGGCGGGTAAAGACAGGATCAAAATTGCCATTGCAGGGGTTGGAAACTGTGCAAGTTCGCTTCTGCAGGGGATTGAGTATTACAGAAAAAACGAGGACGCAGATGCGATAGGCCTGATGCATCGGGACCTTGGAGGCTACTTCCCGTATGACATTGAATTGGCAGCTGCTTTCGATATCGACCGGAGGAAGATTGGAAAAGACGTTTCCGAAGCAATTTTTTCCCTTCCGAACTGCACAACTGTTTTCTTTCCAGATGTGCCGAAGACAGGCATTGAAATTAGCCTGGGGAGGGTTCTCGATGGCTGTTCCGAGCATCTTTTCAATTATCCCGAAGAGTGCAGGTTCCTGCCCGTGGAAGGGGAGGGGGCAACAAAAGAGGAAATAGTAAGTGTCCTGCAAAATTCTGGAGCCGAGATTCTTGTAAATTACATGCCTGTGGGTTCCGAAGAAGCTGCCCGATTCTATGCCGAATGCGCCCTTGAAGCAGGCTGTGCATTTATCAACAATATGCCTGTTTTTATTGCGAGCAACCCTGAATGGGCAAAACGCTTTGAAGAAAAGCAGCTTCCGATCATCGGCGATGACATAAAGTCCCAGCTCGGAGCAACCATAGTCCACAGGACTCTTGCCGACCTGTTCAAAAAACGTGGAGTAAAGATCGAAAGGACGTATCAGCTGAACACAGGTGGAAACACCGATTTCCTAAATATGCTAAACCGGAACCGGCTTGTGTCCAAAAAGATCTCGAAAACCGAAGCTGTGCAGTCAGTGCTTGCCGAGCGGCTTGAAAACGGAAATATCCATGTAGGCCCGAGTGACTATGTTTCCTGGCAGAAAGATAACAAGGTCTGCTTCCTGCGGATTGAAGGCAAACTCTTCGGAGATGTGCCCATGAACCTTGAATTAAGGCTTTCGGTAGAAGACTCCCCAAACTCTGCCGGGGTCGTAATTGACGCTATCAGGTGCTGCAAACTTGCACTTGAAAGGGGAAAAGGCGGAATTCTTTATCAGCCGTCCGCATATTTCATGAAACACCCTCCAAAACAGTATCCGGATGATGAGGCATACCGCATGATTGAGGAGTTTATTGCAGGAAATCAGTAG
- a CDS encoding ABC transporter substrate-binding protein codes for MSSDGLKWTVTIRNDVKFHDSLPLTAEDLAFT; via the coding sequence ATAAGTAGTGACGGGTTAAAATGGACTGTCACAATAAGGAACGACGTTAAATTCCATGACAGTTTGCCTTTAACAGCTGAGGATCTGGCTTTCACCTAA
- a CDS encoding ABC transporter permease, which translates to MSTTVVTVNRRLFPGLNLRQKTFLIIGFTSLLLLTIVVSSLFVEGESLPTDFGSKNLAPSLEHPFGTDWMGRDMFTRTLEGLGLSIVIGAFASVISTFLTVILGLLSSVGKTADSFVSWLVDLFLSIPHLLLIILISIGLGGGATGVIVGVALTHWTSLTRVVRAEIKQLKTQEYIHISRNLGKSKWWIATKHILPHLIPQILLGTILLFPHAILHEASVTFLGFGLSPHEPAIGIILSESMRYLSAGYWWLAFFPGLSLLIVVLAFDLIGENLGKLMDPKSAHE; encoded by the coding sequence ATGAGTACCACTGTCGTAACCGTTAACAGAAGATTATTCCCGGGGTTGAATTTAAGGCAGAAGACGTTTCTGATAATCGGTTTCACGTCCCTATTGCTGCTTACAATAGTGGTTTCCAGCCTCTTTGTAGAAGGCGAGTCCTTACCAACGGACTTTGGCTCCAAAAACCTTGCTCCATCCCTTGAACACCCCTTCGGGACCGACTGGATGGGAAGAGACATGTTTACAAGGACACTGGAAGGCCTTGGCCTGAGTATAGTGATAGGGGCTTTTGCCTCCGTTATCAGTACTTTCCTGACCGTTATTTTAGGCCTGCTTTCAAGTGTAGGAAAGACAGCTGACTCTTTCGTGTCCTGGCTTGTGGACCTCTTTCTTTCAATTCCTCACCTGCTGTTAATAATCCTTATATCCATAGGCCTGGGAGGAGGAGCTACAGGGGTTATTGTCGGGGTTGCATTGACGCACTGGACAAGCCTGACCAGGGTTGTAAGGGCCGAAATCAAGCAGCTAAAAACCCAGGAATATATCCATATCTCCAGAAACCTTGGCAAATCAAAGTGGTGGATAGCCACAAAACATATCCTGCCCCATTTAATCCCCCAGATCTTGCTGGGTACGATTTTGCTGTTTCCTCACGCCATTTTGCACGAAGCATCCGTCACATTCCTGGGATTCGGACTTTCTCCCCATGAACCGGCAATCGGCATAATTCTGTCAGAGTCTATGAGGTACCTCTCCGCAGGATACTGGTGGCTTGCTTTCTTCCCGGGTTTATCCCTGCTGATAGTGGTTCTGGCATTTGATCTGATCGGAGAAAATTTAGGAAAATTGATGGACCCAAAAAGTGCTCACGAATAA
- a CDS encoding ABC transporter permease, protein MSENAKISGFIGKKILRLISLLLIVSFVSFMLIQYSPIDPVRAYLGEMAVSAEHKAQLEEYWGVNTPPEEKFLNWAGNLFRGDFGVSLIYRMPVIDVIKERFTASLALMASSWLISGVLGFILGIASGMHKGTLFDRAIKTYCYILTATPTFWLALVFLMIFSVQLGWFPIGLSVPIGVTAENVTFFDRIEHLILPALTLSLLGVAQIAMFTREKLVEVMSSDYILFAKARGEKGLDLVLRHGVRNVALPAITLQFLSFSELFGGTVLVEQVFSYPGIGQATVAAGLRSDVPLLLGIVLVSAVFVFFGNLIADIIYEFIDPRIKQQEATI, encoded by the coding sequence GTGTCAGAAAATGCAAAAATATCAGGCTTTATAGGGAAGAAAATTCTCCGGCTAATAAGCCTCTTGCTTATAGTTTCTTTTGTAAGTTTTATGCTAATCCAGTATTCTCCTATAGATCCCGTTCGAGCTTATCTTGGAGAGATGGCGGTGAGTGCGGAGCATAAAGCTCAACTCGAAGAGTACTGGGGAGTTAACACGCCTCCGGAAGAGAAATTCCTGAACTGGGCCGGAAATCTGTTCAGAGGGGATTTTGGAGTCTCGTTGATTTACAGGATGCCTGTAATTGACGTGATTAAAGAACGGTTTACGGCGTCTCTGGCTCTGATGGCTTCTTCCTGGCTGATTTCAGGGGTTCTGGGCTTCATTTTGGGAATCGCTTCCGGAATGCATAAAGGGACCCTGTTTGACCGGGCAATAAAAACCTACTGTTACATCTTAACCGCAACTCCGACATTCTGGCTGGCCCTGGTTTTTTTGATGATATTTTCCGTGCAGCTGGGCTGGTTCCCTATAGGTTTAAGTGTACCCATAGGTGTTACGGCTGAAAACGTGACTTTCTTTGACCGGATAGAGCACTTAATCCTCCCTGCACTGACTTTGAGTTTACTCGGCGTTGCCCAGATTGCAATGTTTACCCGAGAAAAATTAGTCGAAGTTATGTCCAGCGATTATATCTTATTTGCAAAAGCAAGAGGTGAAAAAGGGCTGGACCTGGTTTTAAGGCACGGGGTCAGGAACGTTGCCCTCCCGGCCATTACCCTGCAGTTTTTAAGTTTCAGTGAACTCTTTGGCGGCACGGTTCTGGTTGAGCAGGTCTTTTCCTATCCCGGAATCGGGCAGGCCACGGTGGCAGCCGGGCTGAGGTCGGATGTGCCCCTGCTTCTGGGCATAGTTCTCGTAAGTGCGGTGTTCGTCTTTTTCGGAAACCTGATTGCCGATATTATCTACGAATTCATAGACCCCAGGATAAAACAGCAGGAGGCAACAATATGA
- a CDS encoding ABC transporter ATP-binding protein — protein sequence MSLKGENISFGYKRDHLILNNVNISVGSGEVLGLIGDSGSGKSTLCKILAGYENNYQGKVSLDEKAISSKGYNPVQLVFQHPEKAVNPRWKMKDILNEGHTVPRDILDSFGIKQKWLDRWPNELSGGELQRFALARALSPETKFLIADEITTMVDAITQAQIWNIVLDVVEKMNIGVLVVSHEINLIKRLCHDVVYLDDINNS from the coding sequence ATGTCCCTTAAAGGCGAGAATATCAGTTTCGGGTACAAAAGAGATCATCTGATTTTAAACAATGTAAATATCTCTGTAGGTAGTGGAGAGGTGCTGGGACTGATAGGGGACAGTGGAAGCGGTAAATCAACCCTCTGTAAAATCCTGGCTGGCTATGAAAACAATTATCAGGGAAAGGTAAGTCTCGACGAAAAAGCAATTTCCTCAAAAGGTTATAACCCGGTCCAGCTCGTCTTTCAGCACCCTGAAAAAGCCGTAAACCCCAGATGGAAAATGAAGGATATTTTGAATGAAGGCCATACGGTTCCCCGGGATATTCTTGATTCCTTCGGAATAAAACAGAAATGGCTTGACCGCTGGCCCAATGAGCTGTCGGGAGGTGAACTCCAGAGATTTGCTCTTGCAAGGGCTTTAAGTCCCGAAACCAAATTTTTAATAGCTGACGAAATAACCACAATGGTGGATGCCATTACCCAGGCTCAAATCTGGAATATTGTTCTGGACGTGGTTGAAAAAATGAATATCGGAGTACTGGTCGTAAGCCATGAAATAAATTTAATCAAAAGGCTATGCCATGATGTCGTTTATCTGGATGACATAAATAATTCTTGA
- a CDS encoding methyltransferase family protein has product MELIASKITAVFSLVAFAFIHSLTASLPFKRLVMRVAGPGAEKLYLPAYSLVAGLTILPLVYQIYKNPGRVLYKIPSPWRWLMVGGQLIAGMLAPIAFMDAPHRFKVRSQLAGPQASEADSLKIRGVYRWVRDPFLLSGLVMVWLTPVMTVNLLVVYILTTIYFYLGSLHWETRLLAQFDDEYREYQKRVHRIIPGLRGSVKESDQSSVNI; this is encoded by the coding sequence ATGGAGTTGATTGCTTCCAAAATTACTGCTGTTTTTTCTCTGGTAGCGTTTGCATTTATTCACAGCCTGACTGCTAGCCTGCCTTTCAAACGCCTGGTCATGAGAGTTGCCGGTCCAGGAGCGGAAAAGCTCTATCTGCCGGCATACAGCCTTGTTGCAGGGCTGACGATACTGCCACTTGTCTATCAGATCTACAAAAATCCGGGGCGGGTTCTTTACAAAATACCTTCGCCCTGGCGCTGGCTCATGGTTGGGGGGCAGTTAATTGCCGGAATGCTTGCTCCTATAGCTTTTATGGATGCCCCTCACCGGTTCAAAGTACGCTCGCAGCTAGCTGGCCCGCAGGCTTCCGAAGCAGATTCCCTGAAGATCCGGGGTGTTTACAGGTGGGTAAGGGATCCCTTTCTGCTCTCAGGGCTGGTCATGGTATGGCTCACTCCCGTCATGACCGTCAACCTGCTTGTCGTATACATTTTGACTACCATATACTTTTATCTGGGGTCTCTTCACTGGGAGACAAGACTGCTGGCGCAGTTCGATGACGAGTACAGAGAGTACCAAAAGCGGGTTCACAGGATAATCCCCGGATTAAGGGGAAGCGTTAAAGAATCGGATCAATCCTCAGTTAATATATAA
- a CDS encoding ABC transporter substrate-binding protein has product MSAGEPVNSVSGASDELVVNVYSHTGEPDAGFDPLQGWGCGHVNFEPLVQSTLFKSADDGSIINDLATGYSVSPDGKTWTVNVRDNVKFSNGEKLTASDVAFTFNTAVGSNSELDMSNLESARVINDTAVEFKLKEPQSSFIWRLRYVGIVPELAYEKETYGRNPVGSGPYKLVQWDRGQQAIFEYNPDYYGQEPYFKKITMLFLDKDTAFAAAKSGKVDIAEIEINNVNQTIDGYDFISLPSSRAFGVSFPMKYNTGNKSLQGDPIGNNVTADIAIRKALNTGIDRKAILDGVLYGKGDVEYTGVDQREFGNPEAKIKKSNLEEAIKILEAAGWEDPDGDGIREKNGTEAEFDLYYSSSDQTRQALSVAVSEQAREMGIKINLIGANWDEIYANQYSSAVLYVYSSIDTFNLYHQYHSKKADATYMNPGLYSNPVVDGYLESALRSADQAQATKYWQLAAYDGNTGYGPAGDATWLWLVTTDYLYAVDETLDLGTPQQNAGSDILGNIYEWTRIDESSSASGE; this is encoded by the coding sequence ATGTCAGCCGGGGAGCCGGTCAATTCGGTTTCCGGAGCTTCCGATGAACTTGTTGTGAATGTTTATTCACATACTGGAGAACCGGATGCAGGCTTTGATCCGCTGCAGGGGTGGGGGTGCGGGCATGTGAATTTTGAGCCGCTGGTACAGAGTACCCTTTTTAAATCGGCTGATGACGGGAGTATAATTAACGATCTTGCTACAGGTTACTCTGTCAGCCCCGACGGGAAGACCTGGACCGTAAATGTAAGGGATAATGTCAAATTCTCAAACGGGGAAAAATTAACTGCAAGTGACGTGGCGTTTACCTTCAATACCGCAGTTGGCAGTAATTCCGAACTGGACATGAGTAATCTTGAAAGTGCCAGGGTAATAAACGATACCGCAGTCGAATTCAAATTAAAGGAACCTCAGTCCAGTTTCATATGGCGGCTCAGGTACGTAGGAATCGTGCCGGAACTTGCATATGAAAAAGAGACTTACGGGCGCAATCCGGTTGGGTCAGGCCCGTACAAGCTGGTCCAGTGGGATAGGGGCCAGCAGGCAATATTTGAATACAATCCCGATTACTACGGACAGGAGCCGTACTTCAAAAAAATAACCATGTTATTCCTGGATAAAGATACTGCATTTGCAGCTGCAAAGTCCGGGAAAGTGGACATAGCTGAAATTGAAATCAACAATGTAAATCAAACCATAGACGGGTACGACTTTATCTCCCTTCCCTCCTCAAGGGCCTTCGGGGTCTCTTTCCCTATGAAGTATAATACCGGCAATAAAAGCCTTCAGGGCGATCCTATAGGCAATAATGTAACAGCCGATATAGCAATCCGAAAAGCCCTGAACACAGGGATCGACAGGAAAGCTATACTTGACGGAGTCCTGTATGGAAAAGGAGATGTGGAATATACCGGAGTGGACCAGCGGGAATTCGGAAACCCTGAAGCTAAAATTAAGAAATCGAATCTCGAGGAAGCCATAAAAATCCTCGAAGCTGCGGGGTGGGAAGACCCGGATGGTGACGGGATCCGGGAAAAGAACGGGACTGAGGCGGAATTTGACCTGTACTATTCTTCCTCGGACCAGACAAGGCAGGCTCTTTCAGTGGCTGTAAGCGAGCAGGCCCGGGAAATGGGTATAAAAATAAACCTTATAGGCGCAAACTGGGACGAGATCTACGCAAACCAGTACAGTTCAGCTGTCCTGTACGTTTACAGCAGTATAGATACCTTCAATCTGTATCACCAGTACCACAGTAAAAAAGCCGATGCTACTTACATGAATCCGGGCCTTTACAGTAATCCTGTGGTAGACGGTTATCTGGAATCGGCTCTAAGGTCGGCAGACCAGGCCCAGGCCACAAAATACTGGCAGTTAGCTGCATACGATGGGAACACCGGTTACGGGCCTGCAGGCGATGCAACCTGGTTATGGCTGGTCACAACGGATTATCTGTATGCTGTGGACGAAACCCTGGACCTCGGGACTCCTCAACAGAACGCCGGGTCAGATATCTTGGGAAATATCTATGAGTGGACAAGGATAGATGAATCCAGCTCGGCTTCAGGTGAGTGA